From a single Vibrio toranzoniae genomic region:
- the ilvG gene encoding acetolactate synthase 2 catalytic subunit — translation MKGAELVVSALKQQGIETVFGYPGGAIMPIYDALYDGGVEHILCRHEQGAAMAAIGMARATQDVAVCMATSGPGATNLVTGLADAFMDSIPLVAITGQVASSHIGTDAFQEMDVIGMSLSCTKHSYLVTDIEDLAPTLTEAFIVAKAGRPGPVIVDIAKDVQLAEAPVNTLPEFTPPAIPVATTDAIEQAQYFLSQATRPVLYVGGGVQLAKATDSVREFLRLNPMPAVSTLKGLGTIERDDPHYLGMLGMHGTKAANLVVQESDLLIVVGARFDDRVTGKLDTFAPHAKVIHIDIDAAEFSKLRLADAPIRGDINKILPQLELSQDISSWVHHSEGLRSSFKWRYDHPGDLIFAPLLLKQLSDMMPASSIVSTDVGQHQMWAAQHIQPRDPQNFITSAGLGTMGFGLPAAMGASVGRPDDQSILISGDGSFMMNVQELGTLKRRQIPVKMVLLNNSRLGMVRQWQSLFFDGRHSETILDDNPDFVMLAKAFDIPGKTITRKEEVEPALKEMLESKTAYLLHVLIDEEENVWPLVPPGASNSEMLENT, via the coding sequence ATGAAAGGCGCAGAACTAGTCGTATCCGCACTCAAGCAGCAAGGCATTGAGACCGTATTTGGTTACCCAGGTGGTGCCATCATGCCAATCTACGATGCACTCTATGACGGCGGCGTTGAACATATCCTATGCCGCCATGAACAAGGCGCTGCAATGGCCGCTATCGGTATGGCTCGAGCAACACAAGACGTCGCGGTTTGCATGGCAACCTCAGGCCCAGGCGCAACTAACTTAGTCACAGGCCTTGCAGACGCCTTTATGGATTCCATCCCACTCGTTGCTATCACAGGCCAAGTTGCTAGCTCCCATATCGGCACCGATGCATTCCAAGAAATGGATGTGATTGGTATGTCTTTGTCATGTACTAAACACAGCTACCTCGTTACCGACATTGAAGATCTTGCGCCAACATTAACTGAAGCATTCATCGTTGCAAAAGCAGGACGTCCCGGTCCGGTTATTGTCGATATCGCTAAAGATGTTCAATTGGCAGAAGCACCTGTTAACACTCTCCCTGAATTTACTCCACCAGCCATTCCTGTTGCGACAACCGATGCCATTGAGCAGGCACAGTACTTTTTGTCTCAAGCTACCCGTCCTGTTTTATACGTCGGTGGTGGTGTTCAACTGGCTAAAGCGACGGACTCTGTTCGTGAGTTTTTACGCCTTAATCCAATGCCAGCCGTAAGCACACTGAAAGGCTTGGGTACCATCGAACGTGACGACCCGCACTACTTGGGCATGCTGGGTATGCACGGCACCAAGGCCGCTAACCTAGTGGTTCAAGAGAGCGACCTGCTGATTGTGGTTGGCGCTCGTTTCGATGATCGGGTAACCGGAAAACTTGATACCTTTGCACCGCACGCGAAGGTTATTCATATCGATATCGATGCGGCCGAGTTCAGTAAACTGCGTCTGGCCGATGCACCAATTCGTGGTGACATCAACAAGATCCTGCCTCAGCTGGAACTAAGCCAAGACATCTCATCTTGGGTCCACCACTCTGAAGGGCTACGCAGCTCATTCAAGTGGCGCTACGACCACCCAGGCGATTTGATCTTTGCTCCGCTACTGTTGAAGCAACTGTCAGACATGATGCCAGCAAGCTCTATTGTTTCGACCGATGTGGGTCAACATCAAATGTGGGCAGCTCAACACATTCAGCCTCGCGATCCACAAAACTTCATCACCTCTGCCGGTTTGGGCACCATGGGCTTTGGCTTACCAGCCGCAATGGGTGCTTCGGTTGGGCGTCCTGATGACCAATCCATTCTTATCTCTGGTGATGGCTCGTTCATGATGAACGTGCAAGAGCTTGGCACGCTGAAACGCCGCCAAATCCCAGTGAAGATGGTGCTTCTAAACAACTCTCGCTTGGGCATGGTTCGCCAATGGCAATCACTGTTCTTTGATGGCCGCCACAGTGAAACCATTCTAGATGACAACCCAGACTTCGTGATGCTCGCAAAAGCGTTCGATATCCCGGGCAAAACCATCACTCGTAAAGAAGAAGTAGAGCCAGCATTGAAAGAGATGCTAGAGAGCAAAACCGCTTACCTGCTTCATGTTCTTATCGATGAAGAAGAGAACGTATGGCCACTAGTACCGCCAGGTGCTTCGAACAGTGAGATGTTGGAGAACACATAA